CGGCCTCCCTTCGCCGCGTCGATCTGCGGCTGCTTGATCTTCGTGGCGGACCGGACGATCACGGCGTCGAAATCCCGAAGCGCCCCGCCCAGGGCGTCCGGTTCGTAAAACTGCTCCACGACCTCATAGCCGTCCTTGCGGAGCTTCGCGACGGCGGCGGCGTCCATCCCATCGGTGACCAGAATTCTCTTAGACATGGAGGCTTCTCCTTTATTCACGGTATGCAGCTGTTCGCTGTGTGAAATTTTTTATGGTGGAACGCAGGATCCTAATGTTGGGCTTCGTACTTCCGGAGGAAGTCGACCAGGGCCTCGACGCCCTCTCTGGGCATGGCGTTGTAGATGGAGGCGCGCAGGCCGCCGACGCTCCGGTGTCCCTTGAGGTTGTCGAACCCGGCGGCCTTCGTGGCGGCCACCACCTCCGCGTCCTGCTCCTTGCTGGACGTCACGAAGGGCACGTTCATCAGGGACCGGTCCTCCTTCGCCACCGTGCCGCGGAAGAGCTTGCTCTGGTCCAGGAAATCGTACAGGACCGCGGCCTTCTCCCGGTTGCGCCGGTCCATCTCGGCCAGGCCGCCCATCTTCAGGAGGTATCGGAAGATCTTTCCGCAGCAGTAGATGGCCCAGCAGTTGGGCGTGTTGTAGAGGGAATCGGCGTCGGCGTGGATCTTGTAGCTGAGGTAGGTCGGGACCTTGGGGTCCAGGTCGTCCCGGAGCAGGTCCTCACGGATGATGGCGACGGCCATGCCCGCGGGGCCGACGTTCTTCTGCACGCCGCCCCAGATGAGCCCGTACTTGCTCATGTCGCAGGGGCGGGAGAGGAACATCGAGGACTGGTCGGAGACCAGGACCTTTCCTTTCGTGTCGGGGAGCCTGCGGTAGGTGGTGCCGTGGATGGTCTCGTTCTCGCAGATATAGACGTAATCCGCGTTGGCGGGAACGTCCAGGTTGGAGCAGTCGGGAATGTAGGAGAAGTTCTTGTCCTTCGACGACGCGGAGATCTTCACCGTGCCGTATTTTTGCGCCTCCTTGATGGCCTTCTGGGACCAGGCGCCGGTCTCGATGTAGCAGGCGACGCCGTTCTTCATCAGGTTCATGGGGACCATGGCGAACTGGACGTGCCCGCCGCCCTGGACGAAGAGTATTTTGTAGTTGTCCGGGATGCCCATGAGCTCGCGCAGGTCCGCCTTTGCCTCGGCCAGGATGTCCTCGAAGACCTTGGAGCGGTGGCTCATCTCCATGACGCACATGCCGCTTCCGCGGTAGTTCATCATCTCGGCGGCGATCTCCTCCAGAACGGACTCGGGCATCATGGCCGGACCGGCGGAAAAGTTATACGTGCGACCGTACTTCATAAGAATCGACCTCTTTCCATAAAATTGTTTTTTCCGGATGACTCGGATTGGTCGTTGGTCGGGGAGGCATGAGGCAAGGGAGGGCCGAGGCGAAGCGGGACACCGGACAGAACCCCGCGCCATGGGCCTTGCCGTATGGCTGCGCTCCCCGGCAAATGCAGTCCTTGCATCTCACGGGAGCGTCAGGTGAAGCCCTGTCGTGCCGCCAGAAATTTCGACATCGGTCTTCCCTCCCTTTCATTCCTCGGCCATCAGCCCTTTAATCTCGTCAAGGGACAGCTCGGTCGCTTGGGCAATCTTATCAGGTTCAACCCCCACTTGAAGCAGGTTCCGCGCAGTCTCAACCCTGCCCTCGGCCCTGCCCTGAGCCATACCCTCGGCCCTGCCCTGAGCTATGCCCTGCGCCATGCCCCTGGCCGTCGCCTCGTCAATATGCGTCTCCTCTATCGCCTTCCGGTCCATCTCAGCCATCTGCGCTCGAAGCTGATAGTATCGGTATTCCGGCGTCCCCCAATAGCTCTGCTCCACCGCATTCACCTTCTGGAAAACCTTGTCCTGCGTCAACACTTCCTGCACCAGTCTCACCCCCAGATCATCATTGACCATGTATCCGCACCAGACCCTGAGACGCTCCTCGTCCGTAAGCACGGGGTCCGGCTCCAACTTCACCCTGCGACAGATTTCCGACAGACTCTCCCGCGCCTTGTTCATCTCCACGTAGAAAAGCTGCTGGATGTCCGTCAGCACTTTCCCCTCGGGACTCATCCACCTGAATCCCCACACGCAGCGTTCCTCTCCCCGAAAGAGCTCAAAAGCCAGGAGACAGATCACGATCGTCGGCTCCAGCTTGCCGTAATCCTCGCCACTCCCAAGCGGCTCGATAAACAGCTTGTCCAGATAGAAAAGGCCACGTGGGATGAAATGCTTGTGGTTCTCACGCTGGAGCTCGACGTTCAGATGGCGCCCTTGCTCGTCAATCACCGCTATATCGAGCCTCGACTCCTTCAGGTAGGCGCCATCGGGGAGAAGAGCGGTATTGCGAAGCTCGAGTTGCTCGATACGGGGACAGCCCCGGACGGAGAACAGGGCATTGAGCAGGTCCCCCAGCAGGTCCAGGCGTGAGGGACAGCCCAACAGAAAACGAAAGAAAAGATCGCGCGAACGATCGATCTTCGTCGGAAGCCCGCCCGTCTCCTCGAGACGCAGCATCTCCCTACGATCCTCATTTGTCATTACTGGCAGGAGCCATTCTTCCCGTTCGTTCATGTCTACCCCATACCCTCTCCTCACGTTCGATGCGGAGCTCTGGAACCTCACCCGTTGACCCCCTCACACAATCTATCGTCTGAGCGAAAAAATGTCAAATAATACCAAATCGCGTTTTAAGAAGGGCAAGAAAGGCCCCCTGATGAAGCTTCTGGTAAGGCCCTTAAGTTCAGCTACGCAAATCTTTGATTTGCGTTTTCGATTACAGGGGATTTACCAGATTCTTCACCAGGGGCTTCGTCAGGGGAGGCCATCCACATTAATCAACCTCAATCGACCTCAATGGCATCAAGTGGACTCCGATCGGAAATATGAACGACTACGAGAAACAATCGACCTTCTTCCGCAGCGCCTTCGACAAGGCCGGCCGCACGGTGTCCAACCTGTGCTACGAGACGGACGCCCTCACCGTCGGGGCCGGACTCTTCGGCGTCAGCGGCGGCACGATCAGCGGCTGCACCGCCTCCGGCATGGTGAAGGCCTCCGGGAGGGAGCCGGTCGGCATGGGCGGCTGCCTCGAGATGATGGATTCGATCACGAACTGCAGGGCCGACGTAAAGATCGTCACGACGAACGGCGGGCACGCCATCGGCGGCCTGTGCGGCTATTCCGGAACGCACCCGGACAAGGCAAAGCACTCTGTGACCAACTACCCCGCAATCATCGACAACTGCTCCATGACGATCGACATCGACGCGAAGGATGCGACGCACGTCGGCGGCCTTGTCGGAACGGGTCTTTACTATTACGGCAAGGAGACGGCCTTCAGGATCACGAACTGCTCCGTGTCCGGCACGATCGACGGAGCCGTGACCCCCGGGACGATCCTCGGGCGCACCAACGCGGACAGCTCGTACGACGCGGCGACGAAGGCGAACGCGAAGGTCCTCGTCGACGGCAAGTCCTCGGGGGCGGAGGTCGGCACGACCAGCCGGATGTACGAGAGCGCGGACCAGGGAGACGAATAATCGCTCTTACCGAAGTCCCTGCCGAATTCGCTGTGACATTAACGGAGCGCTTTTGACAAGATTC
The sequence above is a segment of the uncultured Fretibacterium sp. genome. Coding sequences within it:
- the serC gene encoding 3-phosphoserine/phosphohydroxythreonine transaminase, producing the protein MKYGRTYNFSAGPAMMPESVLEEIAAEMMNYRGSGMCVMEMSHRSKVFEDILAEAKADLRELMGIPDNYKILFVQGGGHVQFAMVPMNLMKNGVACYIETGAWSQKAIKEAQKYGTVKISASSKDKNFSYIPDCSNLDVPANADYVYICENETIHGTTYRRLPDTKGKVLVSDQSSMFLSRPCDMSKYGLIWGGVQKNVGPAGMAVAIIREDLLRDDLDPKVPTYLSYKIHADADSLYNTPNCWAIYCCGKIFRYLLKMGGLAEMDRRNREKAAVLYDFLDQSKLFRGTVAKEDRSLMNVPFVTSSKEQDAEVVAATKAAGFDNLKGHRSVGGLRASIYNAMPREGVEALVDFLRKYEAQH
- a CDS encoding GLUG motif-containing protein, translating into MNDYEKQSTFFRSAFDKAGRTVSNLCYETDALTVGAGLFGVSGGTISGCTASGMVKASGREPVGMGGCLEMMDSITNCRADVKIVTTNGGHAIGGLCGYSGTHPDKAKHSVTNYPAIIDNCSMTIDIDAKDATHVGGLVGTGLYYYGKETAFRITNCSVSGTIDGAVTPGTILGRTNADSSYDAATKANAKVLVDGKSSGAEVGTTSRMYESADQGDE
- a CDS encoding Rpn family recombination-promoting nuclease/putative transposase, producing the protein MLRLEETGGLPTKIDRSRDLFFRFLLGCPSRLDLLGDLLNALFSVRGCPRIEQLELRNTALLPDGAYLKESRLDIAVIDEQGRHLNVELQRENHKHFIPRGLFYLDKLFIEPLGSGEDYGKLEPTIVICLLAFELFRGEERCVWGFRWMSPEGKVLTDIQQLFYVEMNKARESLSEICRRVKLEPDPVLTDEERLRVWCGYMVNDDLGVRLVQEVLTQDKVFQKVNAVEQSYWGTPEYRYYQLRAQMAEMDRKAIEETHIDEATARGMAQGIAQGRAEGMAQGRAEGRVETARNLLQVGVEPDKIAQATELSLDEIKGLMAEE